From Plasmodium malariae genome assembly, contig: PmUG01_00_14, whole genome shotgun sequence, a single genomic window includes:
- the PmUG01_00030000 gene encoding fam-m protein produces MMGYDNISYVILTFNKFVGENFMKYRILDKRNYRLLAKCKEDKDSNNIYLNEFFQNNDKKENKFITNNKKRNKEKNTKSNKSLLNKAQYYTEVIDYNNGIFDGKHFHFEKKLIRKKDYDAFLEKKRRIRDISLKKIKFKSYRIGSAIFLLFFLLGIGLPILQGFELLKKAGEAIKKLPHMDDVWTAIETCLGPAKYHFFLIAFSTIIIILVVILVIVIPKILGNNEKYNRIKAMYE; encoded by the exons ATGATGgggtatgataatattagttatgttatt ttaacGTTTAACAAATTTGTAGGTGAGAATTTTATGAAGTATAGAATATTAGACAAAAGAAATTATCGATTACTAGCAAAATGTAAAGAGGATAAAGATtcaaataacatatatttgaacgaattttttcaaaataatgataaaaaagaaaataaatttataactaataataagaaacggaataaagaaaaaaacacgAAATCCAACAaaagtttattaaataaagctCAGTACTATACAGAAGTTATAGATTACAATAATGGAATAtttgatggaaaacattttcactttgaaaaaaaattaataagaaaaaaagattatgatGCTTTTctagaaaaaaagaggagaATTAGagatatatctttaaaaaaaataaaatttaaaagttaCAGAATTGGAAGTGccatatttttacttttcttcTTGTTGGGAATAGGTTTACCCATATTACAAGGATTTgaactattaaaaaaagcagGAGAAGCGATTAAAAAATTACCACATATGGATGATGTGTGGACAGCTATAGAAACATGTTTAGGTCCGgcaaaatatcatttttttttaatagcaTTTAGCAcaattatcattatattagTTGTTATACTTGTAATAGTAATTCCTAAAATTTTAGgaaataacgaaaaatataacagaaTTAAAGCGATGTATGAGTAA
- the PmUG01_00030400 gene encoding fam-m protein, with protein MVQIIKSILFIKTFELVLVTWLCYFNIDMRTFNKFADAKYKHGRNLDTITFRLLAKYKPDKDSHILELKQNKSNNNEHEKYDITINEKWNKGKNKKSDKSSLNKAQYYVEVIDYNNGMFDGKHFHFEKKWIKKKDYDNFLERNRRICDISLRKIRFRKYGIGVAMFVIFSLFVVAIDVLPRLKSLEETWKTFASSGILETLYKCKSVGQTVKTSVYITLYSVLMLILIIVFVIGICRVLGNNEKYNKIKLMSEQNAY; from the exons atggtGCAAATAATTAAGTctatcttatttattaaaactttTGAGTTAGTCCTTGTAACATGgttatgttattttaacaTAGATATG cgaacatttaataaattcgCGGATGCAAAATACAAACATGGAAGAAATTTAGATACAATAACCTTTCGATtattagcaaaatataaaccGGATAAGGATTCGCATATTTTAGAGTTAAAACAGAATAaatcaaataataatgagCATGAAAAGTATGATATAactattaatgaaaaatggaacaaaggaaaaaacaaaaaatctGATAAAAGTTCATTAAATAAGGCGCAATACTATGTGGAAGTAATAGATTATAACAACGGAatgtttgatggaaaacattttcattttgaaaaaaaatggattaaaaaaaaagattacgATAATTTTCTTGAAAGGAACAGGAGAATTTGTGATATAtctttaagaaaaataagatttAGAAAGTATGGTATTGGAGTTGCTatgtttgttattttttccttgttTGTAGTAGCAATTGATGTATTACCAAGATTAAAGTCTTTGGAAGAGACATGGAAAACCTTTGCGAGCAGTGGAATATTGGAAACTTTGTATAAGTGTAAATCAGTGGGGCAGACAGTAAAGACCTCAgtttatataacattatatagTGTACTTATGCTTATATTGATTATTGTGTTTGTAATAGGAATTTGTAGAGTCTTAGGaaacaatgaaaaatataataaaattaaattgatGTCTGAACAAAATGCATATTAA
- the PmUG01_00030300 gene encoding fam-l protein, giving the protein MEQKIRLQLFIKGRKLIHLSWIYYFYICMRTLNESLNESYNDCRKLCKRNFRLLSKYKKNKDSSIVCLNDVLRNELYDKNDIRNNENMNTEKRKQTNSSSSKIEGHNKSYMKKKSCVFETKKYSRLEKKIFKELDYANFLKNNRGISNKIYQKIIRKKYGFRLGLPIFFVLLLSLLLLLDLFVGCGLIRGLFKILKIISEYLKYTGKGTVNGLQEMLKPLHDWLKESHFSSFFKCAVNVTSNADKSIDKHSYITGFFGFLIYFIPIFIIGVICILGVFYYHKKVKKYEKIKFKKR; this is encoded by the exons atggaacaaaaaattaggTTACAGTTATTTATTAAAGGTAGAAAGTTAATCCATTTAAGTtggatatattatttttatatttgtatg agaACTCTTAACGAATCTTTGAATGAAAGTTACAATGATTGtagaaaattatgtaaaagaaATTTTCGTTTACTCTCAAAATATAAGAAGAATAAGGATTCAAGTATTGTATGTTTAAATGATGTGTTACGCAATGAATTATACGATAAGAATGACATACgtaataatgaaaacatgaatacagaaaaaagaaaacaaacgAACAGTAGTTCGTCAAAGATTGAAGGACACAATAAatcatatatgaaaaaaaaatcttgtGTTTTTGAaaccaaaaaatattctcgtttagaaaaaaaaatattcaaagaacttgattatGCTAACTTTCTTAAAAACAACAGGGGGATTAGTAATAAGATTtaccaaaaaataatacgtaAAAAGTACGGATTTCGATTAGGTTTacctatattttttgttttgttgttATCCTTATTACTTTTACTAGATTTATTCGTGGGTTGTGGACTTATAAGAGGATTGTTTAAGATTTTGAAAATCATCTCTGAATATTTGAAGTACACAGGTAAAGGAACTGTGAATGGGTTACAAGAAATGTTGAAACCTCTGCATGATTGGTTGAAGGAATCTCATTTTAGTTCTTTCTTCAAATGTGCTGTTAATGTAACAAGTAATGCTGATAAATCAATAGATAAACATTCTTATATAACCGGTTTCTTTGGTTTTCTGATATATTTCATTCCCATCTTTATAATAGGtgtcatatgtatattaggGGTTTTTTActaccataaaaaagttaaaaaatatgaaaaaattaagttcaaaaaaaggtaa
- the PmUG01_00030200 gene encoding PIR protein, whose translation MVKLKTSKIEKLRLFFEEDYKPSDFTEKFSSFSSLEGIHENLYKIGYMLYNNFKNRHVYPGLIDCTDSECGSFSISDTDYCELLNEWLNNKKNKYIIEGSNCEDNTQLWEKHIEELWEQIKIYIKDMFLCERNKTIYTCSISPELKTASPDLKTASPDLKTALSVGFTLLGTCLISFFFLYKFSPLGTWINNNINKKKRITKNIFSEESSGSLERSSKNGEITIGYHFVEDS comes from the exons ATGGTG aaattaaaaacaagTAAGATAGAAAAATTGAGacttttttttgaagaagATTATAAACCTTCTGATTTTACAGAAAAATTTTCctcattttcttcattagAGGGAATacatgaaaatttatataaaattggtTACATgctttataataatttcaaaaatagACATGTATATCCAGGGTTAATTGATTGCACTGATAGTGAATGTGGTAGTTTTAGTATTAGTGATACTGATTACTGTGAGTTATTGAATGAATGGttaaacaacaaaaaaaataaatatataattgaagGATCTAATTGTGAAGATAACACACAATTATGGGAAAAACACATTGAGGAATTGTgggaacaaataaaaatatatataaaggatATGTTCTTGTGTGAAAGaaataaaactatatatacTTGTTCTATTTCACCTGAATTAAAGACTGCTTCACCTGATTTGAAGACTGCTTCACCTGATTTGAAGACTGCTTTATCTGTGGGTTTTACACTTCTGGGAACTTGTcttattagttttttttttttgtataag tttAGTCCCCTTGGTACCTggattaacaataatataaataaaaagaaaagaataacaaaaaacatattttctgAAGAATCATCTGGATCATTAGAAAGATCATCTAAAAATGGAGAAATTACTATAGGTTATCATTTTGTAGAAGATtcgtaa
- the PmUG01_00029900 gene encoding fam-l protein: protein MEQNIKTTLFIKITTFILLCWICHFCIYISTLKKTLDEKKNNRSILHARTYRLLAIYKKDNDSSTLCLKEEMSINGMHEINDITNNEKDDLGKKKRSNECPSKCAGGYKRPTKNKSCTFETKKYSHTEKKIFKELDYTDFLKNNKAISDKIYNKIILKKFGLRIFLPVLIFLFLLIIFILEISLNSVKPKSTLLSELGLNKEFLNLLSEGEWKSFLSVLKNLGGFLKHSVSDSEGTATCIMCDTANSVSDACILGQFFRILIYFVPFIILSITVIIGIIYYHKKVNKYEKIKYRKR from the exons Atggaacaaaatattaagactacactttttattaaaattactacgtttatccttttatgttggatatgtcatttttgtatttatata agTACTCTTAAAAAAACTTtggatgaaaaaaagaataatcgTAGTATATTACATGCAAGGACTTATCGCTTACTAGCAATATACAAGAAGGATAATGATTCAAGTACTTTAtgtttaaaagaagaaatgtCAATTAATGGTATGCatgaaataaatgatataacTAATAATGAGAAGGATGATttggggaaaaaaaaaagatcaaATGAATGTCCCTCAAAGTGTGCAGGAGGTTATAAAAGACCtacgaaaaataaatcttgtacatttgaaacaaaaaaatattctcataccgaaaaaaaaatattcaaagaacttgattatacggattttcttaaaaataacaagGCAATCAGTGATAAGATttacaacaaaataatacttaaaaaattcgGATTGCGAATTTTTTTACCTGTGTTAATCttcttgtttttattaataatatttatactagAAATATCACTGAATTCTGTAAAACCCAAAAGTACTTTATTGTCTGAATTAGGATTAAACAAGGAATTTTTAAATCTCTTAAGCGAAGGAGAATGgaaatcatttttatcagttttgaaaaatttagGAGGGTTTTTAAAACACAGTGTATCTGATTCTGAGGGCACAGCTACATGTATTATGTGTGATACAGCAAATAGTGTTAGTGATGCATGCATATTAGGACAATTTTTCCgtattctaatatatttcgtacctttcattatattaaGTATTACTGTAATAAtaggaattatttattatcataaaaaagtcaacaaatatgaaaaaattaaatacagaaaaagataa